agaaaaaaggtgatgGAGGCAAGGTGGGATGGAGATCTATAAAGTTGTGAATACTATAGAGTAGGCAGATGAGGGAATGTTTACTTTGGCATTTCCCATCACAAGAAGTACATGATACCCAAAGAAATGATAAAAGCCAATGAATAGTTTTTCATGCAGAacatgagagaaaagaaaggggccaaaagcaaagcattacTGTACGTGTTCTGTCCTACTCTCATATTTTCCACCGGTTGTTATCAGAGATGGGGTTTTGGGCTAAACAGACAGTTGCTTGACTCTGTGTCGCATTTCTTATATTCTAATGAAACAAGGAATTTTAGGTAAATGGAATACTGACTTTGGATAGCAGGGTCACATTCCTGAGTTAGTGCCTTTTTTGTCAtactgaccaaaaaaaaaaaaaaaaaatctcatggtGTTGCTCTTTTCCTGTGTGAATCTCCTTGGCtccaggggaaagaaaatgagctcATTGGTAAGTGCTTGTAATAATTCCCCTCTAAATGCTCATAAAATGAAGGGTGAGTTGAAATTTCCATAGCAAACTTAGTGTTTGTGCAACAGCAACTTTAACTGCAGTGTCCTCTTAGGACATTTGGGTACTGAAAGCGTGATCTGTCTTGAAGACTTACTTTGACTACAGTTAAGTGAAGTTAACAAATAAAGATGTTAAAGGTAAaaatttgtgtgtgcatgtgtgtgtttgtgtgtatgcaCATGAATCATACTGGAGAAATACAAGTACTCTAGTAACTTGCATCTGAACTAAAATGTACAAATGACAGTCTGCTGCAAACGAAGAGATTCTGTTAGGTGTAAAGTTTGCAttcaaaaatagcatttcatcAGTGGCATAACTACAGTTGTATATCACTGAGTAGTCCTCTGAACTGTAAAGATAAGGGattataattgtattttttagtAGATGACTTAATAATGGAGGTGGAAACTTCAATGAACGTTGTAAATGTATTCAAGAAATGAGTTCAGTATATCCTTTTACAGTGtttgagattttctttaatgtttatttctttcctttagagAAATGTGATGCCTATGATGTGATGCTGAGGCAAAGTCTTGTGCCTGATGGGCAACCTCTTGCTATTAAATGTTCACTGGAAAAGAGTTTGAAAAGTGAAGACTACAACTTAACATGGTATAAAGTTGGTAACCAAACAGCTGTGCCTAGAGACAAACTTTCTAGAATTCATCAGCAGAAgaatttaatttggtttctCCCTGCAATGCTGGAAGATTCTGGAGATTATGAGTGTGTCATAAGGTGaaagttaaaaagcaattacattGGTACAGAAATGAGTTGCAAAGGGAATAACTTTTAGAAGACAAGTAGAATTTGGGGGATAAGAGAAATACTAATGAGGAAGGGAGAGTGTGTTCACAAAAACTAACTTTAGTTTGGGGAAAATAAGTctagtttttttggtttgtttttttttttttttcctagtaggCAAAAGTAAATCTATTAGAGAAACTGTAAACTTCTCAagctctctttcttctccagaaaCAATACCATATTTTTTCAAGTTGGAAAATATGCCAAATAGGTTAATTTAATTACGTTATATTAATTGCAGGAATTTGACAAGCTGCAGGAAAATGTGTACAAAAGTAACAGTTTTTGAGAGGATTGATGGCTTGTGCTTAAACAAAAAATTTGCTGTAGAGGAGGTGATATTCACATTATCATCTGCAAAGGTTGTATGTCCACACTTGGATTATTTCAGGAATGAGAAGAATATTCAGCCTGTTCGTTGGTATAAGGTGAGaatgctgtgttttgtactGTCTTATAACTGtccattatttaaaatataaatcactgatatttgtgaattttaagagaaaaactaAAGATTTAATGTAAAttggagaaaaatgctttaaaacaaactggGACAGGATTAAgactttttatcttttaaaggTGTTTGATACAGGTTTTTGATTAATGGTATAGATATTCAGCTTTGATGTAGGAGACATTGACCCACGTATCCACCAGGTGGCATCTTTTTACCTGCTAGCAAAACAGTCGTGAATGTCTTtggtgcagaagcagctttaGGATATGATTTGTGAGAGATGGCATATCCATTATATGCTCAATATTGTTCAGTTAAATAAATgccatttcatatttttcatgcttatttAAAGGCTCTGTTACAAGATCATAGTGCCTTCTGCAGCATTCCTGCCTCATGCCCATGCAATCCATGTAGGTCCAAGAGcatttaaatactttcaaaaattaagTCTAATTATTAAGCGATTTCTTCATTAATGAATACGTCTACAAATCTTGACACTTGCATTTCACTTGCTTATTTCTCTAAAATTGAAAGTTGTTTTCTATAGCAAATGAACTTGAGTCTCTTTGAATTAAAAACTCAGAGCCAAAATGAactatgttttgctttttatttcccccccctcgCTCTTCCTCAGCATCTGCAAGGCATCCATCCTTATGCTGTGGTGCACTGAAAGTTCAGATTGCATTAAAGAGATACAAACCATGGAAAGAGAGAGTTATATGAATTAACAGAGTTCTTTACGTGTGTTTAGGACTGCCAGCTGCTGGAAGGGAAAAGGTTTGCCTTCTCAAACAGTGAtcttataatttttaatgtgacTGTACATGATCAAGGAAACTATACGTGTGAAACAACATATGCCTACAATGGAAAACAATATAACATTTCACGAGATGTCAGTCTGACTGTAGAAGGTAAGTAGGTAATTTCACTGTGTTTGTGTTCATAACAATGACTCCAAATTTTTGTCCAAGTTTCTAAAGACTAAAGCTAAAAGACCAAATTTGTGGATAGACATGCTTAGGGCTACTAGTTTTCACCTAAATGTGCAGGAAAGAAATGCTGACTGAGAGCTGATATACTTGTGTCTGTTGTTGCCACTGTGTTGAAGATTGGTTCTCCTGTTCAAAGTTGCAACATGTCAAAGCTTTGCTGGCCAGATGAGGTGCCAAGATCCCTCAACAGGTGCCCTGTAAGGCTTGATAGGCACAATCCTTTCTGCTGTAGCTGCACCCTCTGTCCTGTCCatcttatttctctctcttttacatTATCCTTTTGCTGCAGGAATGATGAAATAAACCAGCCCAAATTGTAGCAGTATCTTGACTATGTGAGCCCTATTTCTTTCAAaccttctggttttggttttaagctcCTCAGCACAAGAACTGCTGATGCCTGACATCATGTGTCTAGCTCAGTAGACCCTGATTTATGCTGAGGGGCCACCAGCACAACAAAAGAACATAAGAGAAGGCCTTGCTGTAAGACACGTACCCCTTTGCTAGCACAGCATTATAAGACTGTTATTGGATCACTGAAAAGGCTATGCTTTATCAAGGTTTGAAATGCCAGTACTGTTTTTACTTTCCAGCTgatgaaagacattttcaggTTTACTAATAGAGTGCATTACTACTTAATGGTCTCTTGTGCTTGCCTGTGTGTGAATATATAtgcgcatatatatatatgtatgtgtatatgtgtgcatgtatatatgaTAAGAATATGTATCATAACATATAGGACATAATCCTGTAACATCATATTTATATGGTGTGGATAAACACAATATGAGGAACATAAGGTCAGATCAGGTGAATTTATCATTCTGGTCCAAAAAACTGTCCCTAGAACTTCTCTCAGTGTAACTTCAGCTCCCACTATGCAGTAGAAGTGAAATCATACCATTCCTTTGCCGTAAAAGACTGAAGGCCGGTCACTTGTTTTTAAAGTCTCCAGTTAAGCAAGTTAACACTCAAATGGGTGATTTGGGGTCCAAACAATAGTGCAGGCCCAGTTTTGAGCAAGGGAAGGATATATCTGGGGCAATCCTGTGTGCTTTGTTAAGGGTCTCAGAAGGGACACTTTATGATTTCTTTGTATTAATTTGTGCTCTTGGGGAAACTTTCTTGAACCTGATAGGAAATATTCTCAAACGTCCTACAGCTACATGAAACAGCTGGAAATGGTAAGTGTGTTCAGTGAGGGACCTCCAAGCTGGGATTCATTTAGCTGTACTgagacatttttaatgtaaagtcTACATCTCCACCTGTTAATTACTCTCCCTTTGTAGCCTGTAGAGAGAAGTAAGCTTTCTGGAGTGTCATGCATCTACTCCTAATGTAAATATCTAAAAGAGACCACTGGTATTGTACTTCCTTACAGACAGTGCTGTGGGAAGAATTTTAAGTCCTTCAGCTAGagtacagaaattaattttcccctctATAATAGTAAAAGTCTAAAATAGATGAATTGCACTCCTAAGTATTTCGCTCCAGTTTGTATCCGTGGGATGCTGGGTGACAGACTGTCCAGATTGTGGAGGGGTAATACTGTAGGTATTTACTCATATCCTTCTCAGCGCCTCTGCATGCAATATTATAGGACTTTTATGCCATGAAACAGCCAGGCCACCATGAGTGTGTAGAGATTTGTGGCACTACATTTTGGAAGAGGTGGAGCAAAGAATAGCATAGCTTTAAGTCAGAAGTAGCGACTACCTGAGATACTGTACTTTCAGTATTGAGTGATGTCTGTTATAAAATTGCTGACAACCTTGTCCATAggacaggggttttttttaggttgtATTTGGGTTATAGAGCATAGAACAGGCTACAGCTGCCCCAGGTTTTCTGAAAAgaactttctttcttttgattaGTGAGCCCACCAAAAAAGCCTCCAGAAATATCTTATCCAAGAAACAACTCCATTGAAGTGGAACTTGGTAAGTAGTTTTCTCTATAAGACAATATGATTTTGTATCCTAGTGAAAAATTATACCTCCAGAGTGCGATATTCTGTGTTCgtgtttttttttggtttggacAAAAACTAGTTCAGTGGCCAGCTCAGTTTCTCTATGTTGATCTCCTGGAGGAGGAGTGTTTTGGGGGTGAGAGGGAAAAAGACAAAGCATGTTGCTTCCAAAGTCCTTGGAAACCTGTATGGGAGTTTCTCAGATGCGAAGAAAATTACAGGGAACCCAAGTGATTCTCTGTCACATCTGTTGTTTTCCATCACTCTGGAAGAGTTTCTAAGAACAGATCCATCCTTAAACCTGCAGGGAAAGCGATGCACGATAGAGAGGCATCTTGTCTGTGGATTCAGCCTCTTCCATCCTACCAGTCTCTTTCTGAACCTGCAGATCACTGACTATGTAGACCCTCTGTTAGAGTAACGTTTCTCAAAGTGTGTGGGACCGTCCTTAGCTGGTCTGTGTGGGAGTCTGTGAACAGAATTGTATAGACTTTAATTAGAGTATGGAAATTAACTTTTCACTTTGTAACACAATTTTATAGGCTCACAGGTTACAGTGGATTGCAATACAACAGGTGCTGATGGGTATGAGGTGTTTTGGACAGGCAACGGTGTGTATATTGATGTATTTTATGTGAGCAGAATTTTTGCAAGTCCTTATGAGTAAGTATATTTTCAGATTAGAAAATATCATGTTAGCAATCAAAGTGGAACTTTCTCCCTTTGGCATTAAAATGTTTAGcaacatttttcacttgtttaaatagctttctttttaaaaattctaatgCTTGCCTCCTCCAATTCACTTTCTGCTTTGAAGTAGAAACCTGAAACATAGTAGGCACATGGACTTCACCTGTGATTGTGCTCTTTTTGGTCATCATAAAAATCTGTCTTAATTTCCAAGCATGGGAAAAGGTGTTTTGTAGACTTACAGTCTCATAATTGTAACACAGTTTCTATTGAGTGGGCTCTGGTGGGGCAGAGACTTCTTTCAGTTGGATCAAGCATGTTCAGGCACATGATCTTCAGGCtgtctctttcttctgtgttctcctttcctctcacaTCTGCCTCTCTGAAAGGTTGCAGGAGGTCAAACCTGTGCTTTACAGGAGAAATTGAGACCTACAGGTCTAAGAGCCTTGAGTTAGAGATGTGTAACTGAGATCAGCTGAAGAGTTAATGGAAGACTTTCTTGAGTACATTTGTACTGAAGTTTAGTGGGATGAGAggtgaaaaggaagacagaTTTCCAGTGATGAATTGGGTTTGGGGAGGAAAACGGACTTGGACTGAGTAAAGCATGAGAAGGGCAACTGGGAGATAAGGTGAGGGTGAAAAGCAGGTTAAATTAAGTTAGGAGAAATTAGACCTGACTTGAAAAGGCAAGTAAAATTGGAGCAGAAGGCAATCTGAAAGTTTCTTAGATATGACAGGTTGGGAACTAAATATTGCAGGTTTTTTGTCAACCCGCATCTCATAGTGGtcctatgaagaaaaaatgtgatcATTTTTGTAAATTGTCAACCACTATGTGTGAGCAAGAAACTGATGAAGAAATGAGAATGATATCTCCAAAGTAAGAATATAGTTGTGAGAAATAACTCCTCATCATAAaacaaaaggggaaataaaatgctgaattcTTTGAGTACTCACCCAGAGAAAACCCTATACAAAAGTAATATATTGTACTGTCTTAAAGAACTGTAATGCTATAAACAATTGGGCCATAATGCAGAGGGACTTGGTCAGTGAAGCAACACGATTTTTTGTACTTCCTAGCACTTAAATGGTTGTCTTTGCAACCATTAGTCATTTGTATTAGTGATGTTGATTCATTCATTCCTTGTTACAGTGTTCatatttctgtaactttttgctcagaaaattatttctgtggtcCTATATATGCCCTTTATGATATACTTCAAGCTTTTATTTGGCATTTTAAATGATAACTAGAAtaaattttcaggaaagaataGTGCTTGGATAAGTAGACTAGTTAGTTAATTTTGCATTTGCGATCTACTGTTAACAAAGTAGTGGTATCCCTCATTTTGCTAGTGGTTAAAAAGTCATTTACTTCACATGTCATGGTACAAATGACTAACTGACTGTGCAGCATAATGAGCATTTTTGTGCCCTTGTAGAGTGTATGGGGGATAATCTTCTTCATTACCAGCAGAGATAgagaagtcattatcccactctactcagtgcttgtcaggccacacctggaatactgtgttcagttttggtacCCACTATACCAAAAAAGgtgtggacaggctggagagggtccagaggagggtcaccAGGgtgatcaaaggactgggaagcctgccatacgaggaaaggctgagagcactgggtttgttcagccttgagaaaagaaggcttaggggtgACATCATCATCATGatccagtacttaaagggtggctaaaaagaagatggagactctctttttacaaggagtcacatggaaaagacaaggggcaacgggtGCAAGTTACTCCCGAGGAGATTCTgattggacacaagaggaaattttttcacaatgagaacaatcagccattggaatgatctccccagggaagtggtggattccccaacactgGACACATCTAAGATTCTCCTGTacggggtgctgggccatcttgtctagatggtgcttttgtctagatggagcttttgccaagaaaggttcgaccagatgatccttgaggtcctttccaacctggtattctatgattatgATTTCTATGATTAATCTGTGACTTGTAATGGTGTAGCCTGACATTTTAGCTGTTACAAGTTTGTTCTGATCCATGGGGTGAAGCAGCAATTCAGACTCAACACCCTGCAGCTGGAATTATGCTGTGAGTTGGTGTTCTCTGCTGTGGGTCACCACCTCTGATGTCTTCCCTGTCCCAGAGCTGCTTACCACCTTCTATCAGGGCCTCTTTCTGTGTCATTTCACATTGTGGAATTTCTCTTTCACCAAGCACTGGGGCTCTCCACCTCCTCTTACAGGGGCTGGGAAGCCCATAACAAGGGTTTGCTTAGGTTTGTAAGGTATATTTTTGTACTTAGGCTATAGAAACCTTGTATTCCTTTGGGGAAACACAGTTCCATATAAGATAATGCCTTGATGTTTTCCAACATCTGTGCTAAATGTCAGTAAGAGGCCTGACTGTTGTTTGGCTTTCCATCATATAATGTAATTGCTCATCTATTCTGAAGTGTGGCTGACAGTTGCAGATGGAAACAACCATTGTTGTGCTGCAGTTGTTAGTGATGAAGCCATTCCAGAAAGGGCTGTGGTTTTATGGCTCTTTGTTGCCTTTTGGACAGGGAGGAAACTTCTTATGATGGACGCCCCATGCATTCTGTGAAACTAATAATTTCAGAAGTGAATAGTGAAGATTATGAACAACCGTTTGTCTGTCAAGCTTCAAATGCATTTGGGCAGGTTGCATCGTATATTATATTAAAACACAGAGGTAagaaatactgttatttttgaGGCCTGTGTTTGTCTTGACTTCCCCAGAAGGAGTTTTGATACCAAATGCTCATATATCACGTTGATAAAAGACAGATGGATTACAGTTTgctgtatgtatgcatgtatcTGTGCATAGGGGAGAAGTCACTGTAGTACATATTTATCATTATTAAAATGATAGGTAGATGGAAGTGAaggcatttttgctttttgcccAAAGCTTtttgaggctttgggcaatgtggtctagtggagggtgtccctgcccgcagcagcggggttggaactagatgatctttaaggtcccttccaacccaaaccattctgtgattctatgattctatgaaaaatatgaTACTCAGATTTGTATTACACTTGTGTGAAAGATCAGATTTGGACAAATTCAACATTACAAAAAATGTTCTTATATTTTTGTGCAGTTCCTGATATACAAAGATGGCTGACTGGAGGACTTAtctctttcttaattttaacatttattacTTTAATTATCTACAAGATTTTCAAGATTGACTTGGTGCTTTGGTACCGTAATTCTGCCTGTGCCTTTGCAAGTAAAGAAGGTATGTGAATGTGACCAGGTATGTTAGTATAACAACTAgcctattcatttttttcacttgccaTTACTTCTAAGCAATAAATGTGATTATTTAGTAGAATGTGTGTGGAATTTCCTTGAGGAATTTCCAGATACACACGAAGACTTTTTTGGGGATATTTTTTCAGTCATATGGGTAAAACATATAATCATAGTTGAGGTAGTAAACACTGAATAATACTGAAGGCAGTTATGGTGAAACAGGTCAAAAAGAACTCCAGGCTTTTCCCAAATTAACATgttgctttttacttttctgttaagTACTTTCTTTACATGTAAATTTATGGTCACTCTTATGATGATCTATAGGTGTCAGCAGAGCTACATCCTGTAAACTAGCTGTTTAAAGAtgtgcattaaatatttatattgaaaGTCACACTCTCATTTTctcagagattaattttttttttgcagcttctCTCTTTTATCCAACACTTCTAAATCCTGTCAGTTATGATATTTACatgccaaagagaaaaaatactacTAGTTCTCTATTCTGTGATTATTCTTAtgtgtttttattgctgtggtGTAGACAAATACATTGGACAGGTGTGAAAAAATTGGAATAAGTGCAATGTTACAGATATTTTGTGTGGCAGCCTTCAGAATTGGATTGTCTGAAGTTGCCCATAGGCTGAAAGTAAATAGATTACGTGCATTGAGATAGTTAACATTTACTCATGGCCATTCtaaatgttttcacagaaaagtaatttcaactTCTGATTAAAAGTTCAGTTTTCCCAGAACACTTTAATAGAgttgtaataaaaaaaccccaaaaaatcaaagaaactaTGTTTTGTAGCTTGTTGAGCTAAACTTAATTTGTTGAGTTAAATCTGATTTTCATGTGGTTTCTTCATTCCTGTTTATTATGCAATGTTAACTCTCAAAACCTCAGCTGCTTTCTGGCCTTTTCTTCTACCTCACAGAattattacaagaaaaaattgtcattttccaCCCTGTCTTGCGGTTAGTCAGAAGTGGAGATAACCACTGTTGAGTTTGTTTCAGGAGAGGTGGTGAAGAAAGTCCTTCAAGAGGATGCTGTCTTAATGTCCTGGCACCTCTGGGGTTGGGAGCTCCTTTCTGCAGGtcccaggtcctgcacttgTGGCACATCCATCCCCATGATGGGAAAAGAGATCAGGTTCTGTGGCTGATatctttcttttgatttgtAGAGCATTTTAGTGCTCTGATGTTATTCTGTCAGATAGGTGAATCAGCGCCCcactactttttttaaacagtccaAAATGAAACCTTACAATAAAGGCATGTTGCtgatttttaggtttttaatagaaacatttGTGTTTGCTTTAGATGGGAAAATCTACGATGCATGTGTCCTGtacacaaaaagcagcagaggcagaagttTCTATCGTCTGGAAACCTTTGTTCATAGAATACTCCCTGATGTTTTAGAGCAACAATGTGGATATAATCTCTTTATATTAGGAAGGGATGATTCACCGGGAGAAGGTATGCTTTAATTAGTAGAGTTAATAGGTTGTCTTTTGACACATTGTTCTCGGGTTAGAAGATTATATATACAATTAGAAAACACCTAGTTTTGGAAAACATAGctatatttgtttatttgtaatgGATAATTTGTCCATTTGTCCAActgaccttttttttatttttagaggttttttgttttttatgaaaaaatctgttctgatgTTATGAGAGTCTACACTTTCTTTTTAGTGATGAACAATTGAGAATTCAGcagcattaatatttttgatgtTCTTTGAATGATATCTTGTCCTGGggactgaagaaaacaatttttatcaGTAATTTCATGCAATGGATCACGAATGACAGTTGGGAGATCTTAAGCCTACCTGCCCTCTGAGCTAGCCACTGCTCCATGtatatgcaattttaaaattaagacataTTTTGCATCAGTTGTAAAGTTTCTATGCAAACTTTGATGTTCCTTCGTTGCTTGCAGCTGTGGTCAGTGTTGCTGATGAAACTGttaagcaaagcagaagacttATGATTATTTTGGGGTCAGAAGCATCTAGCTGCTGCCTGTTAGAAGACACCTCTGAACAGCAACTAGCTATGTATAATGCTCTCATCCGTGATGGGATTCAAGTGATTCTTATAGAAATAGATGAAATACAGGACTACACAAGCATGCCGGAGTCAATCAAATACATTAAGCAAAAACATGGAGCTATCCAATGGAAAGGGGACTTCTCAGAGAAATCTTGTTCAGCAAATACAAGATTCTGGAAATATGTGCGCTATCAAATGCCATCTGGGAAAAAGGTATCTTATTCTGAAGTGTATTTGTTACCGCTAACTTTGAACAATTCTGCAGCAAAGGGAAGTTAAGATgcacttattaaaataaaactgagaaggTAATTCtgaagtgtggggttttttacacaAATTCTTCATGTTACAAAGTAAACGTTTTCTTCAAGGAGTAAAAACTACTCATTCCTTCCCCAAATTACACCCTAAAAGAAAAACTCTGTGCAACTTTATTTTCGTTCTGGGTTTTGGGTAGTGACACAATTTGTTGTGTTAGTCTCACACAGATATGAGACGTAAACGTTGCTGATGGTGGTAGACTATGAAATAATCATGGTCCATATAAATGTAATACCTACTGAAGAAGCAGCTGTgaagtccatttttttttaattgaaactaCAGCcgataaattaaaaatctgtttctattGTCAGCATTTTCCTAGTCATTCTGTTGTTCTTGGTGCCTCTCCATGATTGTCTGAATTCCTCATTACTGTAAGATTCTGGAAGTTTTGGGGTCCCCTCCTGAGCAACATGCCTTATCTTTGCTTCTTGAAGGGGTTGGGGAAATACATGACATAGCAGGTATATTTAAAACTCCTCACAATGCTTAAATGTGTTTCAGCTGAACAGCTGGTACCAAATGTGTTCAGCGAATGGAATGCAATCCATGGCTTTTTAGGCATTTGTTGAATAATTCTATGATATCTGGTCTATGGGGTGTTTCTAAACTTAGTCTCTTGAAATGGtcaggaaactgaaaatatttcagatttcttgCAAACTGGAAGCTTTCtagcctgtgctgctgctctggaaacCAGGTGTTCTCATTCTGTGTCTCAACTGTGCTAAGTACAAGCACAGAAATTCACTGAGAATCTATCAAAGGACTGTGCTTCGGCCAGGTATCCTGCAGAGAGTGGAAAATGGCCAGTTCTGAAACATGACCAGGTGCTAATGGCAAGAAATAGCATCTTGTCTActtgtaaaagaagaaattagtgGCATGTAGCTATATCAATCTGCTTGGAGTAGCTTGGTATTTCTGGACCCCAATCCAATTGTTCTGTGTGCATCACCATGAGAAAATGACgttctgcttccttttcaaaGTGGTCTGAAGTGGCAAGAGTTTCCACCCTCTGATCTTGAAGAGCATCACCTGAATGCAAATGTGaattctgcttgctttttttgttcttttctgaagttaagTGGGTTCTTATATTATCTTTATTGCCAGGATAGCATGTGTCACTGAATTCCTTTCAGCTTATTCTCATAAGTGTGTATGCTGTAGAATATACTCTTCCTTGGGCTGTATTGATGGGAGAGAAAGCAAGGTCGAGGAGTGGGACATATGTTTAAAGTGAAAGGTTTGCCATAGCATTTCATGATACCTTTTTCTTTGAGAAGGTCTAGCAATACTCCTTATGAGCGTTGTCTCATTCTCCTGGCTGTGAGGTTCGCAGCAGTGTAATTTTTCACAGCGTCCATTGACTAGAGACGACTTCTGAGATGCCACCACGAAAACTGAGAACAGAATAGATCCATCAGATGAGGTGCTGTTGTTCTAGTAGATGTTGAATCAGTCTTCTTTGGAAATGCGTAATGTTTAGGCtggaatctttaaaaaataaatttaggaaTCTAGAGTTTAGATAATCATTATTGTGGAATTTTTACATGGCGTTTAGACTCAAGACTTGCtcagaaaatgttgaaaactaCGCTTtccttcaaagattttttttttttcacttgtgtttaaaaccaaacccctcTTATTTCCATGTACAGTGAGAGAAATAATAAAGATGTTGAAactggtagattttttttcttcaacttcCTAATTTCatatgctttgaaataaaaaattaccaaTGACTCTAGGATTTGCAGTACTACAGATAAGTACATTGATTTGCATGGAGTTGTGctggtattttttgtttcttctgtgccGTTACAATTTCTGACCACTTTTCAGCCTCTTTTCAGAGGCTTGCTACAATAT
This sequence is a window from Balearica regulorum gibbericeps isolate bBalReg1 chromosome 1, bBalReg1.pri, whole genome shotgun sequence. Protein-coding genes within it:
- the LOC104636595 gene encoding interleukin-1 receptor-like 2 isoform X1, which codes for MAGKREKISCLSWWNVGNITAKTLFLCNITTAFLSLIIAEKCDAYDVMLRQSLVPDGQPLAIKCSLEKSLKSEDYNLTWYKVGNQTAVPRDKLSRIHQQKNLIWFLPAMLEDSGDYECVIRNLTSCRKMCTKVTVFERIDGLCLNKKFAVEEVIFTLSSAKVVCPHLDYFRNEKNIQPVRWYKDCQLLEGKRFAFSNSDLIIFNVTVHDQGNYTCETTYAYNGKQYNISRDVSLTVEVSPPKKPPEISYPRNNSIEVELGSQVTVDCNTTGADGYEVFWTGNGVYIDVFYVSRIFASPYEEETSYDGRPMHSVKLIISEVNSEDYEQPFVCQASNAFGQVASYIILKHRVPDIQRWLTGGLISFLILTFITLIIYKIFKIDLVLWYRNSACAFASKEDGKIYDACVLYTKSSRGRSFYRLETFVHRILPDVLEQQCGYNLFILGRDDSPGEAVVSVADETVKQSRRLMIILGSEASSCCLLEDTSEQQLAMYNALIRDGIQVILIEIDEIQDYTSMPESIKYIKQKHGAIQWKGDFSEKSCSANTRFWKYVRYQMPSGKKVSYSEVYLLPLTLNNSAAKGS
- the LOC104636595 gene encoding interleukin-1 receptor type 1 isoform X2, producing MKTYGQNPNIICSAADWVYLILTLSDEILGFYYTGPWKYQGNITAKTLFLCNITTAFLSLIIAEKCDAYDVMLRQSLVPDGQPLAIKCSLEKSLKSEDYNLTWYKVGNQTAVPRDKLSRIHQQKNLIWFLPAMLEDSGDYECVIRNLTSCRKMCTKVTVFERIDGLCLNKKFAVEEVIFTLSSAKVVCPHLDYFRNEKNIQPVRWYKDCQLLEGKRFAFSNSDLIIFNVTVHDQGNYTCETTYAYNGKQYNISRDVSLTVEVSPPKKPPEISYPRNNSIEVELDGKIYDACVLYTKSSRGRSFYRLETFVHRILPDVLEQQCGYNLFILGRDDSPGEAVVSVADETVKQSRRLMIILGSEASSCCLLEDTSEQQLAMYNALIRDGIQVILIEIDEIQDYTSMPESIKYIKQKHGAIQWKGDFSEKSCSANTRFWKYVRYQMPSGKKVSYSEVYLLPLTLNNSAAKGS